Proteins co-encoded in one Nematostella vectensis chromosome 15, jaNemVect1.1, whole genome shotgun sequence genomic window:
- the LOC116619720 gene encoding protein NLRC3 isoform X3 gives MTGRFPINKESENFSRLSRLLIDGGTEALRIVFNRLHPSLSASLSHHRRTLYGLWKPPRGKKKILTDKQWYKLYPPTGSPSLQDFDITLLFVLLRSICPSLSPPATGWDTLPNTTDNSLEANLVRIKFYRNELYGHVNAAAFDDAEFGDYWKKISLALVTLGISADEIDDLKTRPSGATDYVALLEEFREADVNLLRETRDVGNVVSKEIKDSKKSISKEIQDSVKSVSKKIQNSEKSVRDDVHGVSKQVNDVSQTFHQEFKEMHQKLDDVTNKYPDLAERAELAKQEKVVNRWRSCLIEEYTSGDTSQITPLPWLEFEPHFSLEKMYKEPDVTAKDGSKVEMGNLFESGPRRKTRRVLLEGNPGVGKTSFCKKLVNSWALLQNSEPCESSFPEDIKVVLLLQCRDLVDVSDWRDVIRHAIPDNYSEGDQERIIRYIGDNEEHIAFVLDGYDELPSCSKGPLDMIINAKKVLKQCYVIVTSRMNQIPQELKNCFDRTLEIKGWDLSNAEQFIKDYFISSPEVAEQLSSLVFRYHRVLPWVTVRHSHDLVCNPLHTAMLCLAFDDNKERLTLQTSIDITTLYKDIFFCIGRRYKAGKGLDVKECELESWMNENLLLLGKYAYKALLEEKLCFTAKELPQFLADLGILFKNKATKKIRCTEVTFSFVHKSLQDYLAALFIANRLAEGDASVVVSGVLLGTLIEYDLASMIGPYRACVAVKCLAQILKVNELIYDSLLYLICECLHELKCGDQCIPDDVIDLLPQQIHIGPEDMSSKAVSGLCYWLSYRPTKDKVLRGPSASSSRDNAGGTQVNKISGITELRLWLYDSQKGLVEVLTGIKECVSIKTLELLGSNFEDIAEDIAAVNDALADLLSHNNVIERLVCHPKNLIGGVINALQHNKSVKILKLYYSSDYCYDLHEHEEVAKMITQNKVIERLDLSEFWIDGDVTYYVLDAIHKRTSPMRLSFNMKVTSDELLMKLAEVIEHRSLIEELNLKISRSLTHNAWSDFARALSANNSIKALHLSSEEYNPDSGLITKALKENTSIKRLDLYNIAMDSDVADLFSENKTIEQLNMRHSKFDDEGIAALARTQLHKPSLIDLDLSSNQISSKGAIAIAEMLSKNQLLETFRLCLYQIGDEGAIAIANALMTNSTLKKLDLEGKNIGDEGAKAIAEALMTNSTLKELHLYESNIGDEGAIAIANALMTNSTLILMASEPLSAAAALADMLYYITELKVCSHNGYIRDAVDKRRPQAAIGALEM, from the exons ATGACAGGCAGGTTCCCAATCAATAAAGAATCGGAGAACTTCTCAAGACTCTCGCGTCTTCTCATTGATGGCGGGACAGAAGCGCTTAGAATCGTGTTCAATCGgctccacccttcccttagCGCTTCCTTGAGTCACCACCGAAGAACACTGTATGGCTTATGGAAACCTCCAAGAGGCAAAAAGAAGATACTCACTGACAAGCAGTGGTATAAACTATACCCACCCACTGGATCACCAAGCCTACAGGATTTTGACATCACTCTTCTTTTTGTCCTCTTGAGGAGCATTTGTCCCTCCCTGTCGCCTCCTGCTACAGGGTGGGATACATTGCCGAACACGACCGATAACTCTCTTGAAGCCAACCTTGTTAGAATCAAGTTCTACAGGAATGAGCTATATGGGCATGTCAATGCTGCAGCTTTTGATGATGCGGAGTTTGGAGACTACTGGAAAAAGATATCTCTTGCTCTCGTCACTCTTGGCATCAGTGCAGATGAAATAGACGATCTTAAGACACGCCCATCAGGAGCTACCGACTATGTAGCATTACTTGAAGAATTTCGGGAGGCAGATGTCAACTTGCTCCGAGAAACACGAGACGTGGGGAATGTTGTTAGCAAGGAAATCAAGGATTCAAAGAAGAGTATCAGCAAGGAGATCCAGGATTCAGTGAAGAGTGTCAGCAAGAAGATTCAGAATTCAGAGAAAAGTGTAAGAGATGATGTCCACGGTGTGAGCAAGCAAGTCAACGATGTGAGTCAAACTTTTCACCAGGAATTCAAAGAAATGCACCAAAAGCTTGATGATGTGACGAATAAATACCCGGATCTGGCTGAAAGGGCCGAGCTCGCAAAACAGGAGAAAG TGGTAAATAGGTGGAGGAGCTGTCTTATAGAAGAGTACACATCTGGAGATACCTCGCAAATCACCCCGCTGCCCTGGCTTGAGTTCGAACCTCATTTTTCTCTCGAAAAAATGTACAAAGAGCCTGACGTTACTGCTAAAGACGGCTCAAAGGTGGAAATGGGGAATTTGTTTGAGTCAGGGCCAAGAAGGAAAACCCGCAGAGTCCTCCTTGAAGGGAACCCTGGAGTTGGAAAAACGTCGTTCTGTAAGAAGCTCGTCAACTCCTGGGCACTTCTCCAGAACTCAGAACCATGCG AATCATCCTTTCCGGAAGACATCAAAGTCGTATTGTTGCTGCAATGTCGTGATTTAGTAGATGTCAGCGACTGGAGAGATGTTATCCGTCATGCGATCCCCGATAATTATTCAGAAGGGGACCAGGAGAGAATCATCAGATACATCGGTGACAATGAAGAGCACATCGCTTTCGTTCTCGATGGGTACGACGAACTCCCGAGTTGTTCAAAGGGACCACTTGATATGATAATCAATGCTAAGAAAGTGCTAAAACAATGCTATGTCATTGTCACTAGTCGCATGAATCAGATACCGCAAGAGTTGAAAAACTGTTTTGACAGGACACTTGAAATAAAGGGATGGGATTTGAGCAATGCTGAACAGTTTATCAAGGACTACTTTATCTCATCTCCTGAAGTTGCCGAACAGCTGTCGTCTCTTGTTTTCCGTTATCATCGCGTCTTGCCCTGGGTGACAGTTAGACATTCGCATGACCTTGTTTGTAACCCCCTCCATACTGCTATGCTTTGCTTGGCCTTTGATGACAACAAAGAACGTCTCACTTTACAGACAAGCATAGATATCACCACGTTGTACAAAGATATCTTTTTCTGCATCGGTAGAAGGTACAAGGCTGGTAAAGGCCTAGACGTCAAGGAGTGTGAACTTGAAAGCTGGATGAATGAGAATCTTTTACTGTTGGGAAAGTACGCTTACAAAGCACTTTTGGAAGAAAAGTTATGTTTTACGGCAAAGGAATTACCACAATTTCTTGCTGACCTGGGTATACTGTTCAAGAACAAAGCAACAAAGAAAATCCGATGTACCGAAGTCACGTTTTCCTTTGTACATAAATCCCTACAAGATTACTTGGCGGCTTTATTTATTGCGAATCGCTTGGCAGAAGGTGACGCGAGTGTAGTTGTTTCTGGCGTTTTATTGGGTACATTAATAGAGTATGATTTGGCCTCTATGATTGGTCCATACAGGGCTTGTGTTGCGGTCAAATGCCTCGCGCAGATACTAAAAGTAAACGAGCTAATATATGATAGTTTATTATATTTGATTTGTGAATGTTTACACGAGTTAAAGTGTGGTGATCAATGCATTcccgatgacgtcatcgaccTACTTCCACAGCAGATTCATATCGGACCTGAAGATATGTCCTCCAAGGCTGTATCCGGTCTGTGTTACTGGTTGTCTTACCGACCTACAAAGGACAAAGTGCTACGTGGACCTTCTGCTTCTTCGAGTCGTGATAATGCAGGTGGCACCCAGGTGAATAAGATCTCGGGTATTACAGAGCTACGGCTATGGTTGTACGACAGTCAAAAAGGACTAGTAGAGGTCTTGACAGGTATCAAGGAGTGCGTGTCCATAAAAACTCTAGAACTATTAGGTTCGAATTTCGAAGACATCGCCGAAGACATCGCAGCTGTTAATGATGCGTTGGCAGATTTGCTCTCACATAACAATGTGATAGAAAGGTTAGTTTGCCATCCAAAAAACCTGATTGGCGGGGTCATTAATGCTCTTCAACACAACAAATCTGTAAAGATCCTGAAGCTTTATTATAGTTCTGATTATTGTTATGATCTCCACGAGCATGAGGAGGTTGCGAAGATGATAACACAAAACAAGGTTATAGAAAGACTCGATTTGAGCGAATTCTGGATTGACGGCGATGTTACGTATTATGTACTTGATGCAATACACAAAAGAACGTCACCAATGAGATTGAGCTTTAATATGAAAGTTACTTCTGATGAGTTGCTGATGAAACTTGCAGAGGTGATAGAACACCGTTCATTGATAGAAGAGCTGAATCTGAAGATTAGTCGTAGCCTAACTCATAATGCGTGGAGTGACTTTGCGAGGGCTCTCTCTGCAAATAACTCCATAAAGGCGTTACACCTTTCTAGCGAAGAGTATAACCCTGATTCTGGCTTGATTACCAAGGCATTAAAGGAAAATACATCAATTAAGAGATTGGACCTTTATAATATTGCCATGGATTCTgatgttgcagatttgttttcagaaaacaaaacaattgaaCAATTGAACATGAGACACAGTAAATTTGATGATGAAGGTATAGCTGCTCTCGCCAGGACACAGCTACACAAACCATCACTGATCGATTTAGATCTTTCGTCGAATCAGATATCAAGCAAAGGTGCTATTGCAATTGCAGAGATGCTTTCCAAGAACCAGTTGCTAGAAACATTCAGATTATGCCTTTATCAAATCGGAGACGAGGGTGCAATAGCTATAGCTAACGCTTTGATGACAAATTCTACCCTCAAGAAACTCGATCTTGAAGGTAAAAACATCGGAGACGAGGGTGCAAAAGCTATAGCTGAGGCTTTGATGACAAATTCTACACTCAAGGAACTCCATCTATATGAAAGTAATATCGGAGACGAGGGTGCAATAGCTATAGCTAACGCTTTGATGACAAATTCTACACTCATACTTATGGCATCAGAGCCGTTGAGTGCTGCTGCTGCTCTCGCCGACATGCTTTATTATATCACTGAGCTAAAGGTTTGTTCTCATAATGGTTATATTAGAGATGCTGTAGATAAAAGAAGGCCTCAAGCAGCTATTGGCGCCCTCGAAATgtga